The genomic DNA GTACTCGATGCTCAGGCCGATCACCTTGCGGCGGTCCGTTCGGTACACCTCGTCGGGGAGCGGGATATCCTTGAGGATCGGGACGTTGGCCACTTTCCAGCCGTGCACCGCCAGATACATGCTCAAGGGGGTTTTCCCGCAACGCGAGACGCCCAGGATCACGATGTCGGAGCCGGGAAGGTCATCGGCCGAATTGCCATCGTCGTGAACCACGGTGAAGTCGATCGCCTCGACCCGGTCGATATAGTCCTTGCGGAGCCTCCGGTAAAGCCCGGGTTTTTCGAGGGGCCTGGCGCGGGACTGTGCCGCCACCCGTTCGAGCAAA from Candidatus Deferrimicrobiaceae bacterium includes the following:
- a CDS encoding kinase/pyrophosphorylase, coding for MGSEKAKGKKVPPPVYIVSGGSGASGHQIVETALAQFPKLDVPVIKKGHVRNLQQIREVVKKASAEGGTVVHTLVESKLREALVRLGREHGVVTIDLMGPLLERVAAQSRARPLEKPGLYRRLRKDYIDRVEAIDFTVVHDDGNSADDLPGSDIVILGVSRCGKTPLSMYLAVHGWKVANVPILKDIPLPDEVYRTDRRKVIGLSIEY